The following proteins are co-located in the Plasmodium brasilianum strain Bolivian I chromosome 11, whole genome shotgun sequence genome:
- a CDS encoding palmitoyltransferase DHHC2 → MRPKYMQAPQGKHEKKRGGNLFIFIVFFILTFIYIGYTGIVLRSWFIPYRSGTFTIAACASTDPGKVPRNWGFYVGDDVKRRRYCKICNVWKPDRTHHCSACNRCVLNMDHHCPWINNCVGFFNRRFFIQLLFYGLICLFIVAVQTFHYIFIDNANAYLDDGFHEKSSFVALEYTYASIVLFLTFVLIFALVPFTKFHLKLISKNSTTIENMDIYNQEYNIYNVGCEDNAKQVFGNNILCWMCPFQCISNRPAGDGVRWRVSVMHENNI, encoded by the exons atgagaccTAAATATATGCAGGCTCCACAAGGGAAACACGAAAAAAAGAGAGGTggtaatttattcatatttattgttttttttatactaa cctttatatatatagggtACACAGGAATTGTTTTGAGGTCATGGTTCATTCCATATAGAAGTGGCACGTTTACAATAGCCGCC tgTGCATCAACGGACCCAGGGAAAGTCCCACGCAACTGGGGTTTTTATGTGGGAGATGatgtaaaaagaagaagataCTGCAAAATATGTAATGTATGGAAACCAGACAGGACTCATCATTGTTCAGCATGTAATAGATGTGTATTAAATATGGATCATCACTGTCCATGGATAAATAATTGTGTTGGGTTTTTTAATAGAAgattttttattcaattattattttatggcTTAATTTGTCTATTCATTGTTGCTGTTCAaacttttcattatattttcattgatAATGCTAATGCATATTTAGATGATGGGTTTCATGAAAAGTCATCTTTTGTAGCTCTTGAATATACCTATGCATctattgttttgtttttgacgttcgttttaatttttgctttAGTACCATTTActaaatttcatttaaaattaatttcgAAAAATTCAACTACTATTGAaaatatggatatatataaccaggaatataacatatacaaTGTAGGATGTGAAGACAATGCAAAACAG GTTTTTGGTAACAACATATTATGTTGGATGTGCCCCTTTCAGTGCATATCAAATAGACCCGCGGGTGATGGGGTCCGTTGGAGAGTTAGTGTTATGCacgaaaataatatttga
- a CDS encoding protein KIC6 — MKSNNENYNIDRSDDNTISNDYNMKSYYKPSKSKKSNENTDFISFLVTEIRLFAASRSADLVMKEHKYMLHSDLLSTMRTEDDAEGSATVRKMKEKMEFANEGDYDCRKGSSGSNGTLGERTAGADSRCTSTPSRSNSLGKHTSERGHSDEGMEKNKKNKKSKNYEKGKVRDKSKIHYKGKTDDEERRWDSVSSDRRISKKTTSHMVGDKRDKKYEDDNPNRGMRKAHNDNDDNTNGQGNSSFRGKWNHEDRQELKNNWQYGGDDHGKNKPITERCDAFNNEIERIKKKFIQLDNEIKERKEVKDGKEVKDGKEVKEGKEVKDGKEVKDGKNVTDDDKLKSYCEQGVDDDRNDEKRINGTSLSKQDFFKFDSDEGSNRSARDNLRSFAKVLSAHSQLSDDDLFSIKESEKVNSSDKKNRRLKSANNFSSVDNDEYTYKNKRNELNEEKLAYYSNLPNRNKTNNKDESLFFNFSDHNGNNNDSSNSNWNSNSNWNSNSNSNSNSNSNNNSNNNNNSSNNNNSNNNNNSNNNNNSSSNNNNNNNNNNNNSSNNNNNNNNNSSCMGKERGNDSNLMSKRSSFSDNANKYMDGKDKRSEGNSKKKAFIEMSGSGNQIGKSIKRIAPVRAKGNRSGSVSDNGSDNISGNVSANGDGCSDEEVSYFLNEVKDKFKGELFDAFLNKLLGRTLHLSKRDKGKIMEIIKKEIIKEAKKNRNEERKLSKDFIREKYYELVKKKEQQEENKFYQEIKEELKKTKELSPLELDISNYIKENQLINEYYVNKYKCSSEKSGRSSEDKSEGVGGGIYEGMNGDVDGSRNRCMDRSMNRSMDEGIRKNFNGENFINFDWLNKNVKLQEGGQEEHNLMNFHAHRSISPLSDASRSIVNLNYGGRNTLDWGVKMHEWGEAPLVDETHRTSEAYHKNESNHGGESHQRNDTEEKRSDISDFTFNKCKSYKEQNKKHEQKMRNQVKHHVVHGVNYNKGEGIKGKGMNVGKIANKNDEPPLRPYGNPNEKYVFLNRVNEKLDGKKKHRSNPEGNDRSSQLKGGHDKDSLEQRAVGMSEKREDRSSVDMEGSYCMEEEELSNVDVEEPCSIVAEQNNTITADGEINRGKKFYKFIVPLTPYELYMINKFYQKGIKEELKEFRNKDYVRCSKYMIPTVTSRSSFNMTYIKYKIHMMKSLLKVNLKYIKEKKYTKALKVCVRNGEYIRNFIRSYCIFKTNVLKKNHRYFEIYLNLDRTYITMDELKNILKANVRNIIICKILILINEYKHYKYIENSSLILILYSILCRIIVNSKLLNVILKKFIVHLFLRGCLYYVEKMCNFFFLLFPYENKHFIISRIYNLSKNSFLRYSTCYKSNEYALINNYHYNFENCIKNFSPEWGYYIYTTSNFNIFSSNIKFNGFLKKNVDFSIISDEQCKSLFNENNSAVICNVVGNDATQYGNAHTRDQSTDQERRGNNKGEDTGLKASHNGDVHICSANNMDKSKMIVLHEGNRCDNVNLPVHDVHNEKEETDEKKGVKKISLYNYLLNYEKKKRYYYIVDDNMKRIQFSRKETNYNLETYIQFNNQNDTTNEQDSMLDHLMKNVNCDAYLNTSMYPYKNTQLLGNCPYCNNSFKYFTRTCNVCQRHVHICYYFFIYCTYKYHCELCDATYSDKCLDHFKRGFTCFYCGLFFIRK, encoded by the exons ATGAAATCAAATAATGagaattataatattgaTAGAAGTGATGATAATACTATTTCGAATGATTATAATATGAAGAGTTATTATAAACCTAGTAAAAGCAAGAAGAGTAATGAGAACACAGATTTCATCTCTTTTTTAGTAACCGAGATACGACTATTTGCTGCAAGTAGATCAGCCGATCTTGTAATGAAGGAGCATAAGTATATGTTACATTCGGACCTTCTGTCAACTATGCGCACAGAAGATGATGCTGAGGGTAGTGCAACagtaagaaaaatgaaagaaaagaTGGAGTTCGCCAATGAGGGTGATTACGACTGTAGAAAAGGCAGCAGTGGCAGTAATGGTACTCTGGGGGAACGTACAGCAGGAGCAGACTCACGGTGTACCTCCACCCCATCCAGAAGTAACTCCTTAGGTAAGCACACTTCTGAACGGGGGCATTCTGATGAaggaatggaaaaaaataaaaaaaataaaaaaagtaagaattatgaaaaagGTAAGGTACGTGATAAAAGTAAGATACATTATAAAGGTAAGACAGATGATGAGGAAAGGAGATGGGATAGTGTATCTTCTGACAGGAGAATAAGCAAAAAGACAACAAGTCACATGGTAGGGGAtaaaagagataaaaaatatgaagacgATAATCCAAATAGGGGAATGCGAAAAGCGCATAATGACAATGATGATAATACAAACGGACAGGGTAACTCATCTTTTAGAGGAAAATGGAATCATGAGGATAGGCAAGAGTTGAAGAACAATTGGCAGTATGGGGGTGATGACCATGGTAAAAATAAGCCCATCACGGAAAGGTGCGACGCGTTTAACAACGAGATTGAacggataaaaaaaaaatttatccaGCTTGACAACGAAATAAAGGAAAGGAAGGAAGTAAAGGACGGGAAGGAAGTAAAGGACGGGAAGGAAGTAAAAGAAGGGAAGGAAGTAAAGGACGGGAAGGAAGTAAAGGACGGGAAGAACGTAACAGATGATGATAAGTTGAAGTCGTACTGTGAACAAGGTGTGGATGATGATAGAAATGATGAAAAGCGCATAAACGGTACATCTCTATCGAAGCAAGATTTCTTCAAGTTTGATTCGGATGAAGGATCCAACAGATCTGCAAGGGATAATTTGCGTTCCTTTGCAAAGGTTTTATCTGCCCACTCGCAGTTATCTGATGATGACCTTTTTTCAATTAAGGAAAGTGAAAAGGTTAATAGTAGTGATAAAAAGAACAGAAGATTGAAAAGTGCAAATAACTTCTCCTCTGTAGATAATGATGAATACACATACAAGAACAAAAGGAACGAATTAAATGAAGAGAAATTGGCTTACTATTCGAATTTACCAAATAGGAATAAAACAAACAACAAAGAtgaatctttattttttaatttttctgaccataatggtaataataatgatagtagtaacagtaattggaatagtaacagtaattggaatagtaacagtaatagtaatagtaacagtaatagtaataataatagtaataataataataatagtagtaataataataatagtaataataataataatagtaataataataataatagtagtagtaataataataataataataataataataataataatagtagtaataataataataataataataataatagttccTGTATGGGAAAAGAACGAGGTAACGATTCAAACCTGATGAGTAAGCGCAGCAGTTTTTCGGATAATGCTAATAAGTATATGGATGGTAAAGATAAAAGGAGTGAGGGAAATTCGAAAAAAAAGGCTTTTATTGAAATGTCGGGAAGTGGAAACCAGATTGGAAAAAGTATCAAAAGGATCGCACCAGTCAGAGCAAAGGGTAATAGAAGTGGCAGTGTTAGCGATAATGGAAGTGACAATATCAGTGGTAACGTTAGTGCTAATGGAGATGGATGCAGTGATGAGGAGGTGAGTTACTTCCTTAATGAAGTAAAAGACAAGTTCAAAGGGGAACTCTTCGATGCCTTTTTAAATAAGCTGCTTGGAAGGACTTTGCATTTAAGTAAAAGAGATAAGGGGAAAATTAtggaaataattaaaaaggagataataaaagaagctaaaaaaaataggaatgAAGAGCGAAAATTAAGCAAAGATTTTATCAGGGAAAAGTACTATGAATTAGTTAAGAAAAAGGAGCAGCAAGAAGAAAATAAGTTTTAccaagaaataaaagaagagtTAAAAAAGACAAAGGAATTATCACCACTCGAGTTGGACATAAGTAACTATATAAAGGAAAATCAACTCATTAATGAGTATTATGTGAACAAGTACAAATGCAGTAGTGAAAAATCAGGCAGATCAAGTGAAGATAAAAGTGAAGGCGTGGGTGGAGGTATATATGAAGGCATGAACGGAGACGTGGACGGAAGCAGGAACAGATGCATGGACAGAAGCATGAACAGAAGTATGGATGAAGGcataaggaaaaattttaatggaGAAAATTTCATAAACTTCGATtggttaaataaaaatgtaaaactgCAAGAAGGTGGGCAAGAAGAGCATAATTTGATGAACTTTCATGCTCATAGGAGCATCTCCCCCCTTTCTGACGCAAGTAGATCCATTGTTAACTTAAATTATGGAGGAAGAAATACCCTGGACTGGGGGGTAAAAATGCATGAATGGGGGGAAGCACCCCTTGTGGATGAAACTCATCGTACGAGTGAAGCTTACCATAAGAATGAATCAAACCATGGGGGAGAATCCCACCAAAGGAACGACACTGAAGAGAAACGATCGGATATAAGTGATTTCACATTTAACAAGTGCAAAAGTTATaaggaacaaaataaaaaacatgaacaaaaaatgagaaatcAGGTAAAACATCATGTAGTTCATGgtgtaaattataataaggGGGAAggaataaaaggaaaaggtaTGAATGTAGGGAAAATCGCAAATAAGAATGACGAGCCTCCTTTACGACCTTATGGAAATCCTAATGAAAAGTATGTTTTTCTTAACAGAGTAAATGAAAAGCTGGATGGAAAGAAGAAGCATAGATCTAATCCTGAAGGTAATGATAGAAGCTCCCAGTTAAAAGGAGGGCATGACAAGGATAGTTTAGAACAAAGAGCAGTAGGTATGAGTGAAAAGCGTGAGGACAGAAGTAGTGTTGATATGGAGGGGAGTTATTGTATGGAAGAGGAGGAGCTAAGTAATGTCGATGTGGAGGAACCTTGTAGCATCGTTGCAGAACAGAATAACACCATAACAGCAGATGGCGAAATAAACCGAGGGAAAAAGTTTTACAAGTTTATTGTACCGTTAACCCCATACGAATTgtatatgataaataaattttaccaAAAAGGTATTAAAGaggaattaaaagaatttagGAATAAAGATTACGTGCGTTGTTCTAAATACATGATTCCAACAGTAACATCAAGAAGTTCATTTAACAtgacatatattaaatataaaattcatatgATGAAATCATTATTAAAAGTtaacttaaaatatataaaagagaaaaagtaCACGAAAGCATTAAAAGTGTGTGTAAGAAATGGGGAATACATACGAAACTTCATAAGAAGctattgtatatttaaaacgaatgtattaaaaaagaatcaTAGGTATTTTGAGATATATTTGAATCTAGatcgtacatatataacaatggatgagttaaaaaatatactgaaAGCGAATGTccgaaatattattatttgtaaaattttaatattgattaatgaatataaacattataaatatatagaaaattcTTCTCtcattttaattctttattcAATATTGTGTAGAATTATTGttaattcaaaattattaaatgttattttaaaaaagtttatagtacacttatttttaagaggatgtttatattatgtggaaaaaatgtgtaatttcttttttttgttatttccaTATGAGAATAAACATTTCATTATATCACGCATATACAATCTTTCTAAAAATTCTTTTCTGAGATATTCGACTTGTTATAAAAGTAATGAATATGCTCTTATCAATAATTACCACTACAATTTTGAAAACTGTATAAAGAATTTCTCCCCTGAGTGGGggtactatatatatactacaagcaattttaatatattttcctcaAACATTAAATTTAAcggatttttaaaaaagaatgtagACTTTTCCATAATTTCAGATGAACAGTGTAAATCCTTATTCAATGAAAACAACTCTGCTGTTATATGTAACGTGGTTGGAAATGATGCAACACAGTATGGCAATGCTCATACAAGGGATCAAAGTACAGATCAGGAAAGAAGAGGTAATAACAAGGGAGAAGATACCGGGCTGAAAGCTTCCCATAATGGGGATGTGCACATTTGTAGTGCTAACAACATGGATAAGAGCAAGATGATCGTACTGCACGAAGGAAATAGGTGTGATAATGTAAATTTACCTGTACATGATGTGCATaacgaaaaagaagaaacCGATGAGAAAAAAGGTGTAAAGAAAATTTCTCTATATAACTACTTACTAaattatgagaaaaaaaaaaggtactaTTACATTGTTGATGATAACATGAAGCGTATTCAGTTTAGTAGAAAAGAAACAAATTATAACTTAGAAACTTATATCCAATTTAATAATCAGAATGATACAACAAATGAACAAGACAGTATGTTAGATCATcttatgaaaaatgtaaattgtGATGCATACTTAAATACTTCCATGTATCCTTATAAGAATACACAATTACTAGGAAATTGTCCATACTGTAATAATtcctttaaatattttacccGAACATGTAACGTTTGTCAAAGGCATGTGCACATTTGCTACTACTTCTTTATTTACTGCACATACAAGTACCACTGTGAGCTGTGCGATGCAACGTACTCCGATAAG TGTCTGGATCATTTCAAAAGAGGCTTTACCTGTTTTTATTGCggtttatttttcataaggAAATAG
- a CDS encoding protein KIC6 → MNKIILDFILSNKLNEISHKGKILKEGKNTSHIRRKVQYEILLSQEKLPNVCFGSSGTYRLFAKSNYSDKMEKKKKKKHFSFQGYFKQSKNSTVTEENDNNIMAEQNEYDLGGRNEIRKEFCKNPLGLVAYYRCTEGRDVTLNDHSGCNRTACIKNYKQHDSPWMFKLMNTQLLYFQGNEEEKIKENYCLKLSGKGKCYIEIESDSCLELLGGNYSTNEKSIHIKNEIQKSLSNENNEGFTFEMWIGLKENLFYDEKEKKKEKYKDKDKDKHKDKHKDKHKDKHKDTYADEKGEKKKEKKKKNASA, encoded by the exons atgaacaaaattattttagacTTTATATTGTCG aACAAATTGAATGAAATATCACACAAAGGAAAAATACTGAAAGAGGGGAAAAATACAT CACATATTAGAAGAAAAGTACAGTacgaaatattattatcccAGGAGAAGCTTCCGAACGTATGCTTTGGTAGTAGTGGTACATA TAGATTATTTGCTAAATCGAACTACTCTGATAAgatggaaaagaaaaaaaagaaaaagcatttttcttttcaaggTTACTTTAAGCAGTCAAAGAATAGTACAGTCACTGAAGagaatgataataatatcatGGCTGAGCAGAATGAATATGACTTAGGTGGAAGGAACGAAATCAGAAAagaattttgtaaaaaccCGCTAGGATTAGTAGCTTATTATCGTTGTACAGAAGGTAGAGATGTAACCTTAAATGACCATTCAGGGTGTAATAGAACAGCATGTATAAAAAACTACAAGCAGCATG ACTCACCGTGGATGTTCAAACTAATGAACACGCAGCTACTCTATTTTCAGGGAAATGAGGAAGAGAAGATAAAGGAAAATTACTGCTTAAAACTAAGCGGAAAAGGTAAATGTTACATTGAGATTGAGTCAGATAGCTGCTTGGAGCTGTTAGGAGGGAATTACAGCACGAATGAAAAgagcatacatataaaaaatgaaatacaaaaaagttTGTCTAACGAAAATAATGAAGGGTTTACTTTTGAAATGTGGATTGGGTTGAAGGAAAATCTTTTTTatgatgaaaaggaaaaaaaaaaagaaaagtataaAGATAAGGATAAGGATAAACACAAGGATAAGCACAAGGATAAGCACAAGGATAAGCATAAGGATACATATGCAGATGagaagggggaaaaaaaaaaagaaaaaaaaaaaaaaaatgcatctGCTTAA
- a CDS encoding hypothetical protein (conserved Plasmodium protein) codes for MKLLFLCAYLYIHFIKNVISIYDDNFVFTFKDVKRVHTRKSTVKKFEIDIILKFNTKKTAKEFFLTSLIPANSCDYLITSKMYLLKLTTDELKKFKIHRHPFKNKEITKTVPPEYDFSEKSLKNFFPIEGTIYPSNYLLKISVEISKEGLSPDGVWILSIAERNASNEGNQVCTIYSDKIAEIFLQQSAHSNLFLLYCSSATNAELLNLVQDMRKSFHVQLSASKTFFGAHDSTYTIQMNLDQIAADLKTDKVMISIKLPIDLCYSNSCFNANFENPCLNIKANPFEQCSYTFRSHKFLLRSKRNEEISGKLEVLIENINNPLIDLESEKNWIINVYTVDTVNFSMSKEHKEILERVSHDVCSKNFINRFVDKFSDNITWVKSHIAVSPTPRLIPLKVEVITRLRKKKKKKKAKNRPKMDQKKGQRDTEKMIRCQNDEIPDEQILSPPMNAHGLLENPLVLSLKLNFSIGHIFNKCLVELQSIHRFTSAITKSENRLNIYNHSLILPNSLYKPVEEDEHKLQIEANLIKNNDVIQFAIDVKKYQNNEYWKCTLSCLNKEGKYVKEAQTLFVYPIENKKIYISNLYYKEKVEDNKYIFYLDLFIYDEKEIDIKLTFLPPSSATNSIPISGKTSTKVQLTDTCDAFMYTSCYNLVFHECSNKAEEKHIIYQMNSYKSSNKHSTIQFPLIIPKEVKEFNLLFEVDIKNNPRNVKKIMHIDVEKVLTHNAKTPCINDLVSVLKKYEKYESHLFLLFKAVNCHNIYQPFLTNFQNNANFFAKTAPSESFEKFTFQKTYKQVFPINYESISQKLFDKNIISIITIVLIDDAFFFNSFMSSKKKIVFEYLKKNIFFPYNKYYVVHYSNNNVLINLYKYIDAGNVKIDIVQKSSEINNLLAALDKTISFAEDIKEKEKHSYMNSEYSILLFTDTKGVQNVKAATNKYIKKDDDINKSFSRIYVVSLEQGDYYTTNKDKFSESIQNVDDMYIYNKRTREGQIGNVIDGTVGDENKDNILFFSFHKYITDEQLTIHYAKSILEDYILLHTQVYKTSWYLIGICRYNIMRDSITKRKLHLYYVDKNIKTVTYTISKDETKKVFDNSSLSSFQDMCNIFTQLQLLGYK; via the exons ATGAAACTCCTATTTTTATGCGCCTACCTgtacatacattttattaaaaatgttatttccATCTATGATGACAATTTTGTTTTCACCTTCAAAGACGTGAAAAgg GTGCACACAAGAAAAAGCACCGTCAAAAAGTTTGAAAtagatataattttaaagttCAACACCAAAAAAACTGCAAAGGAATTTTTCTTAACATCACTGATACCTGCGA ACTCCTGTGATTATCTTATAACATCAAAAATGTATCTATTAAAGCTGACCACTGAcgaacttaaaaaatttaaaattcatAGACacccttttaaaaataaagagatcACTAAAACTGTGCCACCAGAATATGACTTTTCGGAAAAATCTTTAA AAAACTTTTTTCCCATTGAGGGAACAATATACCCCTCAAATTATTTGCTAAAGATATCTGTCGAAATTTCAAAGGAGGGGCTAAGTCCCGATGGGGTTTG GATTCTGTCGATCGCCGAAAGAAATGCTTCTAATGAAGGAAATCAAGTATGTACAATTTACTCTGACAAGATAgcagaaatatttttacagcAAAGTGCACACAGCAATCTCTTCTTGCTCTACTGTAGCAGTGCCACTAATGCGGAG CTCCTAAATTTAGTTCAAGATATGAGGAAAAGTTTCCATGTTCAACTAAGTGCAAGTAAGACATTTTTCGGAGCACATGACTCGACTTATACTATTCAGATGAACTTGGATCAAATTGCGGCGGACTTGAAAACTG ACAAAGTAATGATCAGCATAAAGCTTCCAATAGATTTATGCTACTCTAATTCCTGCTTCAATGCAAATTTTGAAAATCCGtgcttaaatataaaagcaaATCCTTTTGAACAGTGCTCTTACACGTTTAGAAGTCATAAATTTCTCTTGAGATCGAAAAGGAATGAG GAGATAAGTGGTAAATTGGAAGTGCtcattgaaaatattaacaacCCCTTGATCGATCTGGAAAGTGAAAAAAACTGGATAATTAATGTTTACACAGTTGATACTGTCAACTTTTCTATGAGCAAGGAACACAAAGAAATACTAGAAAGGGTATCACATGACGTATGCtccaaaaattttataaacagATTCGTAGACAAATTTTCGGACAACATCACTTGGGTAAAATCCCACATAGCTGTGTCTCCTACCCCTCGTTTGATTCCCCTCAAGGTGGAGGTAATAACGcgtttaagaaaaaaaaaaaaaaaaaaaaaggccaAAAATAGACCTAAGATGGATCAAAAAAAAGGCCAGAGAGATACCGAAAAAATGATACGATGccaaaatgatgaaatacCAGATGAGCAAATTCTCAGTCCT CCGATGAACGCCCACGGTTTGCTGGAAAACCCGCTGGTCCTAAGCCTCAAACTGAATTTCTCAATAGggcatatttttaacaaatgCCTAGTTGAGCTTCAATCTATTCACAGGTTTACGTCCGCCATTACAAAGAGTGAAAACAGACTAAACATTTACAACCACAGTTTAATATTACCAAACTCTCTATACAAACCGGTAGAAGAGGATGAACACAAATTACAGATTGAAgcaaatttaataaaaaacaatgaTGTCATACAATTTGCAATAGATGTAAAGAAGTatcaaaataatgaatactGGAAATGTACTCTTAGttgtttaaataaagaaGGTAAATATGTAAAGGAGGCACAGactttatttgtttatcctatagagaataaaaaaatatatataagtaatttatattataaagaaaaagtggaagataataaatatatcttttatttggatttattcatttatgatGAGAAAGAGATCGACATCAAGTTGACATTCCTTCCTCCTTCTTCTGCTACTAACAGTATTCCTATTAGCGGAAAAACTTCGACAAAGGTACAACTCACTGATACATGTGATGCTTTTATGTATACCTCCTGTTACAATTTGGTTTTTCATGAATGCTCAAATAAAGCGGaagaaaaacatattatataccaAATGAATTCATACAAATCATCTAACAAACATTCTACAATACAATTTCCGCTAATAATTCCAAAAGAAGTAAAGGAATTCAATTTGCTATTCGAAGtagacataaaaaataatccaAGGAacgttaaaaaaattatgcatattGATGTAGAAAAGGTACTAACGCATAATGCAAAAACTCCTTGCATAAATGACTTAGTTtcagtattaaaaaaatatgaaaaatatgaatctcatttatttcttttatttaaagcTGTTAATTGTCATAATATATACCAACCCTTTTTAactaattttcaaaataatgcaaatttttttgcaaaaacaGCCCCCTCAGAgtcttttgaaaaatttacttttcaAAAAACGTATAAACAAGTATTTCCAATTAATTATGAATCAATATCACAAAAACTTTTtgacaaaaatattattagtattattacAATAGTTTTAATTGAtgatgcatttttttttaattccttcatgtcatcaaaaaaaaaaattgtttttgaatatttaaaaaaaaatattttcttcccttataataaatattatgtagtccattattcaaataataatgttctaataaatttatataaatatatcgaTGCTGGAAATGTCAAAATTGACATAGTACAAAAATCAtcagaaataaataatttacttGCTGCTTTGGATAAAACAATTTCCTTTGCAGaagatataaaagaaaaagaaaaacattcTTATATGAACAGTGAATATagcattttattatttacagaTACAAAAGGAGTGCAAAATGTTAAAGCAgctacaaataaatatataaaaaaagacgatgatataaataaaagtttttCAAGAATATACGTTGTATCCTTAGAACAAGGGGATTATTACACTACTAACAAGGATAAATTTAGTGAGTCCATTCAAAATGTGGatgatatgtatatatacaacaaGAGAACAAGGGAAGGACAGATAGGCAACGTGATAGACGGAACGGTGGGAGACGAGAACAAAGacaatattctttttttttcatttcataaGTATATTACTGATGAACAGCTGACGATTCACTATGCCAAATCTATATTAGAAGACTACATCCTTTTGCACACACAGGTTTATAAAACCTCCTGGTATTTAATTGGTATATGTAGATATAACATTATGAGAGACAGtataacaaaaagaaaattgcatttatattatgtcgataaaaatattaaaactgTTACTTATACAATATCTAAggatgaaacaaaaaaagtcTTTGACAATTCCTCCTTGTCTTCTTTTCAAGATATGTGCAACATCTTCACTCAGCTACAGCTCCTGGGGTACAAGTAA